The Aspergillus fumigatus Af293 chromosome 7, whole genome shotgun sequence genome includes the window GACCAGAAAATCCCCGATTTCTAATGTAAGACGAGACTGCATCCAAAGACAGCTAGAcatatagtaatagtatcATTGAACGGGCCTGGGATAGGTAGAATAGCGAGGATTTCCTTGCTTAAATTCAATTACAAGCCTAGAACTTAGTATGCCTAGTGTCACTCAGTCTGGCTGAGTATCTTATCCCTAAGGCCATACAGCTTCTTTGAGTAGAGGCTGTAGCTCTGGTACATAGATTTCTCAGCCCAATATCCAGTTCCAGCTCATGATGTCTCCAGCACTACTTTCATCTCATATAGAGGGTCAAGTCGCCAAGACAATCGTCCATGTCAACAACGGGAGCCTGTACGTAATGGCTGACCATCTTGCGGACGCGTGAGGAATCCGGATCGGTGGTGTAGGGGCTAGAGCTGTCAGTGTTCGTGCGTTCGGCAGAAGTGCGGTTTTACATACCAGACCCAGGTTACCTGACCATTCCTCACACGCTGCTCCCACTTTGCGACGTCTGGCTCGGAAGGTCTGACGGTATTCCAAATCATCGCCGCGGGCCACTGAACATCGGCAATGATCTGCTTCACCGGCACGTTGGGGCTGACGCAAAAGACGAGAGTGGATTCGTCGACTGCAAGAAATCCCTTTGGATCGTCCAGCGGGGTGATGTCGATGCTTCTAAGTAGTGCGATGTCGACCTCGTCGTATGCAGGATCCTGCGCAAAACATCTGATTTCCTCGGTTCCGTTGTCTTGTCTTGCCTTCAGCGCTTGCACCATGGTTCCGACGGCGGCGTGCTGGGTGTGGGACCGTGCAGCACTGCGGGTGTTCAAGCGGCCCAAGGTGCCCAGGCCAAAGCAGACAATCTTGGTGATCGGACGGGAGAGGCTCAGAGTGGTCAGTTGCTTCTGAAGAGCGTCGCAGGCCTCGCTAGTCTGCCACACTTCGCGCTGGTTGTCGAATGCCATGCGCACTTCATGCAGCGGATTCTCGGGCTTCTTGTCGTTCCTGGTGTAGCAGATCGCAACGGGAGGTTGATCACGAAGGATCTCGTCCGGCACGAAAGGGTTGACGGTGGTCATAGCTTGGATGCTACAGTAGGAGATGCGGTACGAGTTCCTGAACGCCGGTCAGTAATACCTCACCTTAAGACGATGAGACGATCTTACGCCCAATCTGCACACCAGGTTGGGACCTTGAGGCTGTGCTTCTGAGCAACGCCATCCAGATCTGCAATGTACACTTCATCACGCCCCTGATCGATCTGACGACTGAGGTCTTGAAGAACCTCGCGAGGAAAGAGAGGCTGTCCCAAGGCATACACCTTGAGAATATGGCGAATCTTCTCCTCTGCAGTGATCCGctgttcttcctccattGCTATAGTGCTGGTTAAAGAGGACATAGTGGATGAAAGAAGAGACATTCTCTACGTCCGGTGTGTTTACTTGTTGAGAGGGCGGTGGGAGACGATCACTCTGGACCGTGAATATTCTTAGTCTTCAGTCACTTCACTGTCCTAAAGTACAAGCGAGAGGAGTTGGTCTGGCTGGCTGAGACTCATTTAAATAACCAACCCGTTCATTCACAAAGGTATGGTGTGGGAAGCTGTATCGCCTGTAGCTCAAAAATAGCCATATTCCTTCATGTTGGATCGACCCGAATCACCCTCCATCAGATGTTTGCTGCTCACTCTTTCTTACTCTCTGGGCTACACAAGACTCATTACTCGCATTGGTCTCACCGCCATCGTGGACTCATCATCCAGGCTGTGTACTCTCGTTCCAACAGGCTAATCATGACACAGCAGCCTCATTGGTCCGGGATGGGAGGACCATCCTATTAATATCCGAAACGGTGTCATTTACCTGGCAGGAAAACCAACGGAACTACTATATAGAGTAGAATTAGGGATATTTTTATCCCAATAAGCCAACTGTTGGTTGGTTTCATGCAAATTAACCGTGATTATTTCTGTCGATCGTCCATTTTGTGCTGCCTGTACTTCGGGATGCACGCTAATTCTTCATGCATGTCATATCCCGAACTTGCCAAAACCTCCATAAACACTGACTCTTCCAAcaaatcctcctcctccgattGGGCTTATTTTTCATTTATTAGGGGCCCAAAATCACACCCCTTTTCCCATATCGATAGCCAGGAAAATAGCAGCTGGACCATCCTCCGACGTGGCGACCCGATGAGTTGGCAGCGAACATGTGGGCAGTACCTCGGCGATTTTGGCTACACGCCAACGCATTTTGAGTTCATGGGCCTTGTCACTCAAGTTGTCCCCTGCATATGGCACACCGTGCCATTTGCTGACGAGTATTGGGATGCGTGACTGAGGCATTGGACGTGTCCTCATCTGCGCGGACTTCGTAGTATGTGTGTGCCTTGTCATCGCCCCGGAAACGCTTCATTGTCCAGTTTGCCTGGGACTCGCTCAGGTGGGTGTCGATAGGACTTATAGGATGGTTAGAAGAGGAGACTCAGGACTACTCATGAG containing:
- a CDS encoding SRR1 family protein, with protein sequence MSLLSSTMSSLTSTIAMEEEQRITAEEKIRHILKVYALGQPLFPREVLQDLSRQIDQGRDEVYIADLDGVAQKHSLKVPTWCADWANSYRISYCSIQAMTTVNPFVPDEILRDQPPVAICYTRNDKKPENPLHEVRMAFDNQREVWQTSEACDALQKQLTTLSLSRPITKIVCFGLGTLGRLNTRSAARSHTQHAAVGTMVQALKARQDNGTEEIRCFAQDPAYDEVDIALLRSIDITPLDDPKGFLAVDESTLVFCVSPNVPVKQIIADVQWPAAMIWNTVRPSEPDVAKWEQRVRNGQVTWVCSSPYTTDPDSSRVRKMVSHYVQAPVVDMDDCLGDLTLYMR